In Halarcobacter mediterraneus, the following proteins share a genomic window:
- a CDS encoding response regulator transcription factor gives MSALKVLVLENKDSFNTQIIKVLKDNDFYIDISKDDNDFLSQIYEKHYDLYLIGINEDSLPRFNLMKALNDFKDLTLKMVITSTPDITKRSFLYGCDECVIKNLADEKEIILRIKALIRRQFRVYGDFILLKKNIKYDIFTKKIYKNNVEVFLGEKPSMILDYLLKYKEIFVSSEKLEVGVYPANSKSKNASIRFHIHKIRQALGNDIIISSRTNGYKINIDL, from the coding sequence TTGAGTGCATTAAAAGTTTTAGTTTTAGAAAATAAAGATAGTTTTAATACTCAGATTATAAAAGTACTAAAAGATAATGATTTTTATATAGACATTTCCAAAGATGATAATGATTTTTTATCACAGATTTATGAAAAGCATTATGATTTATATTTAATAGGTATAAATGAAGATTCTTTACCTCGCTTTAACTTAATGAAAGCATTAAATGATTTTAAGGATTTGACTTTAAAAATGGTTATAACATCTACTCCTGATATAACTAAACGCTCTTTTTTATATGGTTGTGATGAATGTGTAATTAAAAATCTTGCAGATGAGAAAGAAATAATTTTAAGAATTAAAGCTTTAATTAGAAGACAGTTCAGAGTTTATGGTGATTTTATTCTTTTAAAAAAAAATATCAAATATGATATTTTTACAAAAAAGATATATAAAAATAATGTTGAAGTTTTTTTAGGAGAAAAACCTTCGATGATTTTAGATTATTTATTAAAATATAAAGAGATATTTGTATCTTCAGAAAAACTAGAAGTAGGTGTTTATCCCGCAAATAGTAAATCTAAAAACGCTTCTATACGATTTCATATACATAAAATAAGACAAGCACTAGGTAATGACATAATTATTTCTAGTAGAACAAATGGATATAAAATTAATATTGATTTATAA
- the tmk gene encoding dTMP kinase, giving the protein MYVVIEGVDTAGKSTQLDILKKNHKDAVFTKEPGGTQIGLKLRAMALNGEATSKTAEMFLFLADRAEHIEQVIKPNEEKMVISDRSIISGISYAKQLPLELVTNLNLIATQNILPSHVILLELSKEELIKRLGNKSNDSIESRGIEYLLDIQNRMKKTIEILNLNHIYIDASLSIEEIAEKIEGFING; this is encoded by the coding sequence ATGTATGTAGTAATTGAAGGAGTTGATACAGCTGGTAAATCAACTCAACTTGATATTTTGAAAAAAAACCACAAAGATGCGGTTTTTACAAAAGAACCAGGTGGAACTCAAATAGGTTTAAAACTAAGAGCAATGGCTTTAAATGGTGAAGCGACAAGTAAAACTGCTGAAATGTTTTTATTTCTTGCAGACAGAGCTGAACATATAGAGCAAGTTATTAAACCAAATGAAGAAAAGATGGTTATAAGTGATAGAAGTATAATTAGTGGTATCTCTTATGCAAAACAACTACCTTTAGAACTTGTAACAAATTTAAATTTAATTGCAACACAAAATATACTACCTAGTCATGTTATTTTACTTGAATTATCAAAAGAAGAGTTAATTAAAAGATTAGGAAATAAATCAAATGATTCAATAGAATCAAGAGGAATTGAGTATTTACTTGATATTCAAAACAGAATGAAAAAAACAATAGAAATATTAAATTTAAACCATATTTATATAGATGCAAGCTTAAGCATCGAAGAAATTGCAGAAAAAATAGAAGGATTTATTAATGGCTAA
- a CDS encoding CBS domain-containing protein has protein sequence MFAIYNKAGLNFRSTIDNLYSLSNVDSISRVRNNTEEGLPKDHSLKNKKRTGKTFEEELNNKDTSDVTSVYKEIANIDTKEPIFHIKELMKTDVITLNEDDTIKKAYELMEEYEVRQIPVLSIEDGKIIGMVTHKLLVEYIFNDLEYAEHNANRTLDTLDFGQVITADPITDIRRVAKVMSDFSLTAIPVVDEEDNIKGIVSRANILKAIANTPPLQIWG, from the coding sequence ATGTTTGCAATATATAATAAAGCAGGTTTGAACTTTAGAAGTACTATTGACAATCTTTACTCCTTATCAAATGTAGACTCAATATCAAGAGTTAGAAATAATACAGAAGAAGGTCTTCCTAAAGATCATTCCCTTAAAAATAAAAAAAGAACTGGTAAAACTTTTGAAGAAGAATTAAATAATAAAGATACTTCTGATGTAACATCTGTATATAAGGAAATTGCAAATATAGATACAAAAGAACCTATATTTCATATAAAAGAACTGATGAAAACTGATGTAATTACTTTAAATGAAGATGATACTATTAAAAAAGCATATGAATTAATGGAAGAATATGAAGTTAGACAAATACCTGTTTTAAGTATAGAAGACGGGAAAATTATAGGTATGGTGACTCATAAATTATTAGTAGAATATATTTTTAATGATTTAGAGTATGCAGAACACAATGCCAATAGAACTTTAGATACTTTGGATTTTGGACAAGTAATAACAGCAGATCCTATAACAGATATAAGAAGAGTTGCAAAAGTTATGTCTGATTTTAGCTTAACAGCTATTCCTGTAGTAGATGAAGAGGATAATATTAAAGGAATAGTTTCACGTGCAAATATTTTAAAAGCAATTGCAAATACTCCTCCTTTACAAATTTGGGGATAA
- the coaD gene encoding pantetheine-phosphate adenylyltransferase, whose amino-acid sequence MAENLKKPLDSYRKAIYSGTFDPITNGHMDIIRRAANIFDEVIIAVAKSERKGPMFSHERRVEFAKAATKNMETVKVIGFDTLLVDLATELEIHTIIRGLRAVSDFEYELQMGYANSSINKKLETLYLMPTLENAFVSSTIVREIIRFDGKFCHLVPDEVLKCM is encoded by the coding sequence ATGGCAGAAAATTTAAAAAAACCTCTTGACTCTTATAGAAAAGCTATTTATAGTGGGACTTTTGACCCAATTACTAATGGACATATGGATATTATCAGAAGAGCTGCAAATATCTTTGATGAAGTTATTATTGCAGTTGCAAAAAGTGAAAGAAAAGGTCCAATGTTTTCCCATGAAAGAAGAGTTGAATTTGCTAAAGCTGCAACAAAAAATATGGAAACAGTTAAAGTTATTGGCTTTGATACTTTATTAGTTGATTTAGCAACAGAACTAGAAATACATACTATTATTAGAGGACTTAGAGCTGTTTCTGATTTTGAATACGAACTACAAATGGGTTATGCAAACTCATCAATCAATAAAAAACTAGAAACACTTTATCTAATGCCAACATTAGAAAATGCCTTTGTTTCTTCAACAATTGTAAGAGAGATAATTAGGTTTGATGGTAAGTTCTGTCATCTTGTACCAGACGAGGTATTAAAATGTATGTAG
- a CDS encoding UbiX family flavin prenyltransferase — protein MKLVVAITGASGSRLGLKFIQKLPSNIEVHTVISKSAKKALKLEENINIKDLINERKDSFIYKETQIEAPIASGSFKTDKMIILPCSMNTLAKCAVGISDNLVTRAFTVMLKENRDIILAPREMPYSSIALENMLKLSKLGVTIAPPTLAYYSKQDSLEMMEDFMIGKWFDLLKIDHNLYKRWK, from the coding sequence ATGAAATTAGTTGTTGCGATAACTGGTGCTAGTGGTTCTAGACTAGGTTTAAAATTTATACAAAAACTTCCTAGCAATATAGAAGTTCATACAGTAATTTCAAAAAGTGCTAAAAAAGCCTTAAAACTTGAAGAAAATATAAATATAAAAGACTTGATAAATGAAAGAAAAGACTCTTTTATCTATAAAGAAACTCAAATAGAAGCCCCTATCGCATCAGGTTCTTTTAAAACAGACAAGATGATTATTCTTCCTTGCTCTATGAATACCCTTGCAAAATGTGCTGTAGGAATCAGCGATAACTTAGTTACTAGAGCATTTACAGTTATGCTTAAAGAGAATAGAGATATTATCTTAGCCCCTAGAGAAATGCCTTATTCTTCAATAGCCTTGGAGAATATGTTAAAACTTTCAAAACTAGGTGTAACTATTGCTCCCCCTACACTTGCATATTATTCAAAACAAGATTCACTAGAAATGATGGAAGACTTTATGATAGGAAAATGGTTTGATTTATTAAAAATTGACCACAATTTATATAAAAGATGGAAATAA
- a CDS encoding recombinase family protein: MSNILSFVRVNNNNEIYTKKQIEGLENYIEKNNISISQNIEIEIDTPEEEKNILEFLKRCQPSSTIIVYDLNVFGRTIETILEIVKFLLSNKVRIIVVKQNLDLIDDKDMLTQMILGVISMTVNLEKDLMSIRTKEALAAKKLKGEHLGKPKGTIQKSKFDKQRDKIEELLAVGLSVRKIAKLLGYNNHIGLNNYVKKRNIRHNLPSTLEIAS, translated from the coding sequence ATGTCTAATATTTTAAGTTTTGTGAGAGTTAACAACAATAATGAGATTTATACAAAAAAACAAATAGAGGGATTAGAAAACTATATAGAAAAAAACAATATTTCAATTTCTCAAAATATAGAAATTGAAATTGATACCCCAGAAGAAGAAAAAAATATTTTAGAGTTTTTAAAAAGATGTCAACCTTCATCTACAATTATTGTTTATGATTTAAATGTTTTTGGAAGAACTATTGAGACAATTTTAGAAATTGTAAAATTTCTTTTATCAAACAAAGTTAGAATTATTGTTGTTAAACAAAATTTAGATTTAATTGATGATAAAGATATGTTAACACAGATGATTCTTGGTGTTATATCAATGACAGTAAATTTAGAAAAAGATTTAATGAGTATAAGAACTAAAGAAGCTCTAGCTGCAAAGAAATTAAAAGGCGAACATTTAGGTAAACCAAAAGGCACAATTCAAAAGTCTAAATTTGATAAACAAAGGGATAAAATTGAAGAGTTATTAGCAGTTGGTTTATCTGTTAGAAAAATTGCAAAACTTTTAGGGTATAATAATCATATAGGATTAAATAATTATGTTAAAAAAAGGAATATTAGACATAATTTGCCAAGCACCTTAGAAATAGCAAGCTAA